CCAAAAAACAATTCGTTAAAAAAAGTAAGAATTGTTTGAAAGATACCGGAGTTGAGCTCCTAATAATTAGAGAAATCTTCAGTAAAGAAAAAACAGGGAAATTTGCCGAATATGAGGCTTATAAACAGCTTGAGAACGTGCGAAAAAATATGGAAGATATCTTTTTTAAATATGAATCCTTAAAACCACCAGTAAAATGCAAGGCTCTACACAGGAAAATATTGAATTCTCTTATAATCATCCAGGAAGCCGTGGTACTTAATACAGAATACTTACTTTTAATTCAGGAGGGTTCAGAGGAGTTGGCCCAAGAAAAATATAAAAAATCATTTAATGAATTAGAAAAATTCCGGGACAGGTTCAGAGAGCTTAGTCAAGAGCTTGACGTATATCTGGCCAGAAGATAAAATTCCTGGAAATAGTATTAAGATTCACATAAATAACTTGATTAATCCATTAGATGTAAAATATTAATAGGCCAATAACATAAACATGGCTCTTTTAAATAAATAAAATTCCTAAATAATCAATAATTATATCCTTAAAATCATTGGGAGTGCTCATGACTGATGAAATTATATTAAAGTTTGCAGAAGCGGATATACTACTGGAAGAGACCGCTTACCGAAAAATAAGAAATTACGAGTATTCTAAAGATTTGGTGAATTCTCTAATAAACCATCTCACCCTATCCTCCCCTGACACCATGGTCCTTACTGGTGAACATGTTGAGGAATACTTGGTAAATGAAAATTCCACAGGGAAAAAAACAGACACCAATGAAGAAATGACCCAGAGCAAACTTGTTCCCCAGGATTTTGACTTTCAAATCCTCCAGGATGCCAGTCGCAAATCATACACCAATGGAGAGATAAAAGATCTTTCCAGTTATTTTAAAAACAGATATCATAAGCTGAAAGAGCTTCTTGTAAGTAAAAGAGAGCTTAAAGATAATAATACTATTAAAGAAGCCACCAGTGTTGATGATGTGGTGAAAATCATTGGCATGGTTAATGACGTGCGATACACTAAAAACAATCATAAAATCATTGAATTAGAAGATGAAACAGGCAGTGCAACTGTTCTAATCCATAATGAAAATCATGAAATCTTTGAACTCTCTGAAAGAATTGTGAAAGATGAAGTGGTGGGTGTAATTGGAGGTAGAAAGGGAAGCTTGGTAATGGCCAGTGAACTGATAAACCCCGGAGTGCCTAGAATTGATGAAAAGTCCATGGATTTTGCCACGGTTTTCTTAAGTGACATTCACCTCGGTAGTTCCACGTTTCTGGATGATGCCTTCAACCGGTTTATAAAATGGATTAACGGAGATTTTGGTGATGAAAAGCAGAGGGAACTTGCCAACAATGTGAAGTATGTAGTAGTGGCGGGTGATATTGTCGACGGTATTGGAGTTTACCCCAGCCAGGAGAAAGAATTAATTATAAAAGATATTCATCAGCAATATGAAGAGGCAGCACGACTGTTTGGAGATATTAGCCATGTAAAAATCATTATAGCTCCAGGAAACCACGATGCAAGTCGTTTAGCTGAACCACAACCAGCCATACCCGAAGATTATGCGAAAAGCCTCTATGAATTGAAAAATTGTGAATTTGTGAGTAATCCTGCTATGGTGAGCTTAGATGGTTTGAAAGTGCTCATATACCATGGACGTAGCTTTGATGATATTGCAATGACGGTTAAAGGATTAAGTCACCAGCAATCAGACCTAATAATGAAAGAACTTATGGAAAAAAGACATCTAGCCCCAATTTATGGGGAGAGAACACCTTTAGCCTCAGAAATCGAAGACCATCTGGTGATTGATGACATCCCTGATGTTTTCCACACAGGACATGTTCATATAAACAGTTACAAAAAATACAAAGGAATACACCTCATAAACAGCGGAACCTTCCAATCCCAGACAGAGTTCCAGAAGATCTACAACATCATACCCACCTGTGCCCAA
This sequence is a window from Methanobacteriaceae archaeon. Protein-coding genes within it:
- a CDS encoding DNA-directed DNA polymerase II small subunit, coding for MTDEIILKFAEADILLEETAYRKIRNYEYSKDLVNSLINHLTLSSPDTMVLTGEHVEEYLVNENSTGKKTDTNEEMTQSKLVPQDFDFQILQDASRKSYTNGEIKDLSSYFKNRYHKLKELLVSKRELKDNNTIKEATSVDDVVKIIGMVNDVRYTKNNHKIIELEDETGSATVLIHNENHEIFELSERIVKDEVVGVIGGRKGSLVMASELINPGVPRIDEKSMDFATVFLSDIHLGSSTFLDDAFNRFIKWINGDFGDEKQRELANNVKYVVVAGDIVDGIGVYPSQEKELIIKDIHQQYEEAARLFGDISHVKIIIAPGNHDASRLAEPQPAIPEDYAKSLYELKNCEFVSNPAMVSLDGLKVLIYHGRSFDDIAMTVKGLSHQQSDLIMKELMEKRHLAPIYGERTPLASEIEDHLVIDDIPDVFHTGHVHINSYKKYKGIHLINSGTFQSQTEFQKIYNIIPTCAQVPVINKGSLKMLDFN